From Mobula birostris isolate sMobBir1 chromosome 8, sMobBir1.hap1, whole genome shotgun sequence, the proteins below share one genomic window:
- the grem2b gene encoding gremlin-2b produces the protein MYQKFIILLFLVGTLMVAVELKKNRPPGAIPPLYKGNTNSSEKRRRSDVLASSQEALVVTERKYLKSDWCKTQPLRQTINEDGCLSQTVINRFCYGQCNSFYIPRHVKRDQESFQSCAFCKPQKFTTLTVKLDCPDLQPPFRHKKIQRVKQCKCMSVNVNDWSKQ, from the coding sequence aTGTATCAGAAGTTCATCATCCTCCTCTTCCTTGTTGGGACATTAATGGTGGCAGTGGAATTGAAAAAAAACCGGCCTCCCGGAGCCATTCCTCCCCTTTACAAGGGAAATACCAACAGCTCAGAGAAGCGCAGGAGATCCGACGTCCTAGCGTCCAGCCAAGAGGCGCTAGTGGTGACAGAGCGCAAGTACCTGAAGAGTGACTGGTGTAAGACCCAGCCCCTCAGGCAAACCATTAACGAGGATGGTTGTCTGAGCCAAACTGTCATCAACAGATTCTGCTATGGACAATGCAACTCCTTCTATATCCCCAGGCATGTTAAAAGGGATCAAGAATCTTTCCAGTCCTGTGCCTTCTGTAAACCACAGAAATTTACTACCCTGACTGTCAAGCTGGACTGCCCTGACCTGCAGCCTCCCTTTAGACACAAGAAAATCCAGCGAGTCAAGCAGTGCAAATGTATGTCAGTAAATGTGAATGACTGGAGCAAGCAGTGA